The Desulfurellaceae bacterium nucleotide sequence AGATCTGGGTGGTGGCAATATCGACGTGGCCCAGCATGGACTGGACCGCCCGCAGGTCTGCCCCGCCTTCGAGCAGATGGGTGGCAAATGCGTGGCGCAGCGCGTGCGGATAGACCGCTCCGCCGTCGGCCGCCTGGCTGGCGTACTGTTTGAGCAGCCGCCAGAATCCCTGGCGGCTTAAGGGTTTGGCAGAGCGGGTCAGAAACACCGCAGAACTCGTCCGATGCTTTAAGAGCGCCGGCCGGGCCTGGCTGAGATAGGTTTCGAGGTGAGCCTTGGCCTGCCCACCGAGCGGCACCACGCGCTCGCGCTCGCCCTTGCCCCGCACGCGCACAAAGCCGGCCTCCAGATTGAGCTGGCTGAGGTCGAGGCCGACCAGTTCGGAAACGCGCAGACCGGTGGCGTACAGCAGTTCGAGCATGGCCCGGTCGCGGAGCCCCAGCGGGGTCGAGGTGTCGGGCGCCTTGAGCAGGGCCTCGACCTGAACCTGGGACGGCGCCTGGGGCAGCCGACGGCCGATTTTGGGCAACGGCAGCTGGGCGGTCGGGTCGGCTCCGGGCAGCAGAGCCTCGCGCTGTAAAAAACGGTATAAGCCCCGCAGCACGGTGAGCATCCGGGCCTGGCTGCGCGCCGACAGCCCCCGCTCGCGGACTGCGGTCAGAAAGCCGATCACGTGCCGCGGCCCGGCCTGGCGCAGGTCGTCCAGCCCCTGGTCGTGCAGATAGCGGCAGAACTCGCCCACATCCCGGCTGTAGGCCAGGATGGTATTTTTGGCCAAGCCCTTCTCGACCGTCATATAGTTGAGAAATGCGTCGGCGCAGGTGTCGCTGGCCGTTATCGCCTCGCTCTGAGCGTCTTGCTCCCCCATCAGCCCTCCCCCTCCGCATCAACAATCCGCTGCCGCAGGGCGGCGGCGAGTTGGTCCGGGGCGTCGATCTTGCCGCCCCGGCTGTCGGTCACATAGAAGACATCCAAAACCTGATTCACATTGGTCGTGATCTTGGCCAGATGGATAAGCAGCCCGAGTTGGAAGAGCGCTGCGGTGACCCGAAACAGGAAGCCGGTCTGATCGGGCGCGGTGACATCAATGACCGTATACACCGGCGAGCCGTCATTATCGACTGTGACTTCGGTCGGGATGCGACCGTAGCGCTTCTTGAGATAGGACGGGGAACGGATGGTCTGGAGCAGATCCTCAAGCGTCCGTTGTCCGCGCAAGACCGCCTCGAGGCGGGTCTGCAGCCGAGCCCACAGCTCGGTGTCCATGACGACCTCGGCGCGCCCAAGGTGGGACACACGAAAAACGTCCAGCGCAATGCCGTCCCGACTGGTGGAGATACGGGCGCTGGCAACGTTCAGATTATTGGCCGCCAGCACACCGGTCAACAGCGCAAACAAACCCGGCCGGTCGCGGGTCACAATGGTCAGCTCGCTGTACTCGCGCTCGGGAAAATGGGCCAGGACGAGCCGATACGGCTCGTCCTGCGGTCCGTCCGTAGTCTGGCTAAAACGGGTAATCAGGCGGAAATGGTCGGGGATGTTCTCTTCGGGGGTGGACAGGAAATAGCTGTCCGGCATGTCGGCCAAAAAGGCCCGAATCTGGTCTGGGGCGGCTTGGCCCTGGCTCGGCAGCAGGGCCGCCAGCGCATCTTTGCGGCGCCGGACGCGGGCCTGGGGGTCTTCTTCGACCGACAGGCCGGTCTCAAAGCGCTCCAGGGTGCGCAGATACAGCTCGTTGAGCAAACCGGCCTTCCAGCTGTTCCAGACCTTGGGGCCGACCGCTTTCATATCGGCGAAGGTCAGCAGATACAGCTTTTTGAGCACGTCCTGGGTTTCAACAGTCCGGGCAAACTCGGCAATCAAGGCGTCGTCGGAAATATCGCGGCGCTGGGCAATATACGACATCAGCAGGTGGTGCTGGACCAGCAGATACCACTCGTGGGCGTCGTCCTCGGCCATCCCCCAGCGCTCGGCCGCCCGGCGGACCATGGCCGCACTGCGCTGGTCGTGTTCGCTGCCGTGGCCCTTACCCACGTCGTGGTACAGCATGGACAGGAACAGCAGCTCGACCCGGTCGATTTCGCGCATGACCTGGGTCAGCAGCGGCAGGTCCTCCTTGAAGCGTCCCTCGCGCAGCTGTTCCAGGGCGGCCACACCGTACAGGGTGTGCTCATCAACGGTGTAGACGTGATACAGGTCGCGCTGGATGCGCCACTGCATGTT carries:
- a CDS encoding site-specific tyrosine recombinase XerD — encoded protein: MGEQDAQSEAITASDTCADAFLNYMTVEKGLAKNTILAYSRDVGEFCRYLHDQGLDDLRQAGPRHVIGFLTAVRERGLSARSQARMLTVLRGLYRFLQREALLPGADPTAQLPLPKIGRRLPQAPSQVQVEALLKAPDTSTPLGLRDRAMLELLYATGLRVSELVGLDLSQLNLEAGFVRVRGKGERERVVPLGGQAKAHLETYLSQARPALLKHRTSSAVFLTRSAKPLSRQGFWRLLKQYASQAADGGAVYPHALRHAFATHLLEGGADLRAVQSMLGHVDIATTQI